AACTGAAACAGTGCCCATAAacaatgtcaacaaataataaacaaatagacaagtCCTTTAAATGCTAGCTACCTACTTGATCACCAGTCATTTTAAGGTATACCTCACTCACCCTACTCTAGTCCTCCTGAGAAATTGATCGGAAGACACAAACTAAGGCCTCTGCTCTGCTTTCACGGCTGTGAAGTTGAAACTGTATTGGTTAGCTGGGATGCTGTTGCCACAAGTTCATACATGGCAATCTCTCTTGAAGTTTGTAAGATCTGTTTGTAAGATCTGAAGATCTGTAAACAGCAGCACatttgtaatatattctgttcaACATGCAGTACCGCAGACAATCCTACGGTCATGCACTGGTTTCACTGGAATAGGCACTGCACTGGAACATAAAACTGAGTAGTAGGACCTTGCTTGTTCAGTGATCCCTTGTCAAGCATACAAAATGTACTCAAGGACTCATGATAGGGATGATGTGCAAATGAGCATTTCACACTTGACCCtcctcatgtctgtgtgtacgtgttttgCAGTTGACTGGAGAATCCCCTTTGCTTCTGTGATGATGTCATGGGACAAAGCTTTGTATTTTCATCCAACTTCCTCAAATGAGTAAAgataaaacacagacacacaatggaGCCAAGTCAACAAAGACAGaaccacacaaaaacatacacccCCTTTCGTCCATGCACCATCATTCTGGGTCTCATTAAGATCATGATAAGAAACCTTTCTCTTAGGTTACTCAAACAAACTGCTGCCTCGAACATATGGCCTGTCAGTGTCCATCACCGGCCCAAAATGAACTCACGCCCGGGGTATCCACAAAACATAATGAGCGGTGCAATGCCCATCGACAAATAATATTAACAACATTACAATATTTCTTTCTGAGGATAACCCCATTACAATAGTGTATTAATAACGATTTATTGGTTAAAGCTTCTTTAAAACACACTTGTTCAAGTCAACACCAAAATCTCTTGAATAATTACTTTCATTTCACTAAGACGCTCCTAACTTTACCCACAAATTACCATATGACAAAATCGAAGTTTCTGGTAATAGCAATTGCGGTGTCTGAATACACACATTTCGTGTGTGCTGTTAGACTTATTAAATGCAACCTTAACTTAAAAATACTATTACTCTTTAACATTTTAAGTTACCTTGCGGAGCGCCTGCACGAAGAGGCCTCGCCATTTGTGACTGTTCTCCTCGCTGGAAAAGTCGTAGATCTGTTGGGGCTGCATGCCTGCTGCGGCTCGTCGTGATGCCGTGATCCCGGTTGATCTGTCCGCATCGGCCCCAAAGTCCTAGTGGGTGGGTCGGTCCAGGCACAGCGAAAGTAAACTTAGCTAGCTAACTAAGAGGACTAGTTAAGACACTGAGCCAAAACGCAGCACATCAATTAACTGGACGGTAGCAGAATTAACTGCGCCTTTATGCCATCTGTCGAACGACTGAGAACAACATAAAACTTTTAAGCTCATCTGAGCGCGTCTGGTTTATCAAAGTTATGCTAACTTATTAGCTAACTCGCTACTACACTTTTGAAACCGAGCTCCGAGCTAGCTTTTCAGGCTATCGCTAGTGTTTCTCGCTACTGTATCGTTAGCTACTAGCCAGTTGACAGGCTTTTTTCACCCGCGACAAACAGTGGCTAACATTAGCGAGCTAAGAAGCTAACTCATAGCAATCTGGAAAGGcaaaatatttgtttattttgcacGAGTTGTCAGTGGCTCTGATCTAAAGCACCGGATTAAAATGCATCTAATTCGGTGGGAGTTGTATTTCGCAGATCTGCTTTTGAGCCAACTGCTTAGAAGCACATCTGTATGCGCTGGCTGTATCTTTGGCCTTGATGCACAGGGATCCGTGTTGTGGCACAAGAAGATCCTTCATTCAATTCCTGAGGAAGAGTTTCTTTACTTCTGTTTATGAAGGAAATTGTCATCTTTTCCGTGTCTGTCGACAGTACTCTTCATGAAGAAAAACTCCTCGAAAGATCATTCGAAGTAAAAATCCCTTGAAAACGTTTCGGGGTGAATAGAAGAACGCTGgcgttgttgtttttgttactGGTAGCGTTAGTGGAAGTCCCGATTCAACTCTCCCGTTCAGCGTCCGTGTCCATGTTTGAAATAATCTCGGCTCCTCACTTGCTCTCTTTGCGTTCCTGCGTCGGCTCACTTTCCGCATCTGCGTAACGCAAAAGGGGGGGAGGGTTCGCCTGTTGGCCTCCTGGCTGATGGAGTGTGAATAGCAAAGTCGAAAGTCATCCTCAGCGTTTGCATGCAGTTACACCAGCCTTTTAAATTAAGCGCACCCACGAGCTACGTGTCGCTTTGACGGATCGCTCAGGGTCACCACAGAATAACGTAAACATTGCATTCGGAGGCATTTTGCTGTCTTAGAAGACGCGCATGTTTTGATGGTACTTAAATTGAAATGCCTAGTAAACTAATAACTGTTAAGAGAGAATAAAcataaaattacttttttgtaaTGGTAGCAGGCAGGTGTATCATAGTCTTACAGTATACATGGACCTAACATGCCTTTCTAGaacaaaatatatgttttataaaCCATTGATATGTTTCATATGCAGTCATAAGATTATTATTGCCATTTCCCCCCAGCGATTTTCGTTGTATATGCACGAGGTGTTGTCTCCACTTGTCATTATTAGCTCATTtacaattaaacaatatcgcCACCCAGTGGAAATATCTCACATCTTCACGGGGCTAACTTCAAGGACAAGTGTTGCAtgcagagattttttttttttttttgacgcaGCCCATTTCAAAACAGCAGTTGAAGAGCCTTAaatgtttacatattttaatataGGCTTGAAAATAATATAACTTACCACATTATTTTTCAAATAAAGACTATTCATGATGTCCTAAAGTATGACAAGCATGATAAacttttgtgtgtatatatttttgttAACAACACTAAAACTACATATTGAATTCCACCCACATTTAAAAATGTCTAAAAAAAACCCTACATAGCCCAGCTATCAGtatagagaaatgtgtgtgcaccAGTTTGATGTCACTAAAGGTTCATCTGCTTCAAAACTGTGTTTAAATATTGCTCCCAAGGTGCCCGTGCCCCCCTGAAAATATGCCAGGCCCCCATATGTCatcattttttttaagttatttttttttaaagctattTCAATTCACTGATCCAGCTGTACATCCCCAGTTGGTCACTCTGGtcctctgatgagcgtctgtgttgctttggacaaacgTGTCCGCTACCAGAACCATGGCCATACCATCTCAAGGCCCCCCTTGCAGCTACCTGACAACCCCTTGTGGGCCCTAGTCCCCATTTTGACAACCACTGGTATAGAACAcaattgatattttattttatttgttgttgagcattaaaaacaaatcaaataaacacaaaatcaaATCTATTATCTTCTTCATCCATACATATTTAAATTGCAGTCAGAATACAGAATAAATATGTATGTGGGCTATTTTTGTAATTTAACACATTAAACCCATTATGCTGATTGTTGGCAGTATTTGACATTGTTATGACGAGAGATTATGGAAATTATGACAATTTGTTAACAAATATGAGATCCTATCAGAATACCTCTCAATTACCATTGCCATACCATGACAAAAACTTAAAAaactttttgtttattatttttttttcttctagaatttcactgtaataataataataataataattaaaaaatagttttatatagCACCTTTCTAGATACTCAAGGTTGCTTCACATAACACGTTACATAAGAACAGATCTTCAAACACTTTTGGTGAAAAATCAAAATATTTCCCACTTCCTATACATTCCTCTTATGTGTGTTCCACTTCTCTTATAGTGGCCATTGTTGTAAAGATGTGTGGGCTCGTGGAACCACATGAGCTGCATGGTTTTACATATCAGTACAAAGTGATGATTACATTTTGATTTACAAAGATCAATTAAGATAATTTTAGTTCTGTTACAGCACATTTTTTTGTTGATACAGTTGATTAAGATAACAGGCAAGAAAATGATGAACAGCTGTTGATTTATGAAGTTAAATTATGCAGCTTAGTTTAAATGCAGAACATCAGTGCCATGGAGATTGAAAAACTAAACACATCCAGAGAGGTAGAACCTCTACTCAGTACAATACAGCAGTGTGTTGTTTGAGATGAGTGAGCTCTGTAAACCCTTTTGAATCTGTCAAACTGAAACAAAATCTGAAACTTGCAGAAGTACCTTTGTGTTTGTAGAAAGTatgaaaaaaagtaaaaaaaattgcAACTCATGTTGAAAAGAACTCATCTGTAGGCACGTCACGCATGAAAAGACAATTTACTCAACAGCATGGCTTGGTTCCCAATTAATCGACAGAGTCAATTAAGTTCTGGGGTTACATTTGCCAAGCCTCGGCAGCATCCGGCATGGTTGTCTGTCAAAGCCCAGACAGACACAGCAGAATCCAATCCCAATCATGATAGGGACGATCCTCTTCTTGTtctcccattcattctggccTTTCAAGAGAGCCGATCCATGTAAACACCGTATAGACGGACCTGAAGTAGTCTACATAGGATGTCGGCTGGCTCCCATCCAGAGGTCGGTGAGATCAGCACTGCAGAGGCATGGTGGAAACCAACCCGATGGTAAAGACAACTGTAATGTGAGTGTAATGGGATTGGGCCACAGGTGAAAGTAATATGGAAGGCAGCGATGCGGGGCCTGGCCTATAGGGTGACATGGTatggaaaaggagagagtgacGACTAAGTTGAGGTCAGGTGTCAGTGGAGAAGTGGGCTAGTGGAAAGCTGGGACGGGGCCCACTATGCAAATGGGACAACGGGGCCTGCCTGACATAATCCAGTAGTGTCACACTGCACGGTGATTGGGCGATATGCTGTAGAAGCACATTGTTCGCGTGCCCTCTGTCAGTGTCtgaagcacctgtgtgtgtgttgtgtgtgtgtgtatgcacttttgggtatttcttgtgtgtgtgtgtgtgtcagagggtaAAACGTTTCTCGGCCTCGTCGGCGACCATTTCGGCAATAGCAAGCGAGGAGGTGGCGGCGGGTGAGGGGGCGTTGCGTACGTGCAGCACCCGACTGCCAATTTCCCCCGTGCCCCCGTCAAACACAAAGTCATCCACCAGGTTCCCATCCTTGTCTAGAGCCTGTGCCCGCACTCCAGATGGACCtctgagacacagacagacagacagacagacagagacacatacacatacacacaatttaacacaaacaaaaatgatgaCACCATTGGAATGAATCACAATATACATCACAATAAAGAAGACACTACAAATCACAATGTTAAGATATTACACtatacttgacagtatcgacataacaGTGACCTGACACAGTCATgaatgtcataaacaagtcaaacATTTATGAcgtaacgcttctgttattaagtgacattcggtttttgtcataacaagttagggttagggttagagtgagttagggttagggtaaggattagggttagaggttagggttcatgtgtcatgacagtgtcatatgttcatgacagtgtcatgtcattcttatgtcgatactgtcaagtaaagtgttaccgatgtttattattattaattttaacatTTGACATCTCAAAAGTATCCAATAAGTAGCTAATACAATCACAACAGAATTCTAAATGAGTTATTATAGCCTATATAGATGAGGGGTTAATGATGACAGTAGGAGATCATGGCTTATGAGCCTTACCTGACTACATCACTTAGAGAGAGCTCAGGTATAAACTTCTGCAGGATTTTCACCTGTGCCCCTATGAACACGCCCCTGAACATTTCACCCAAACCATAGGTTATGTTCTTCATCACCAGCTTCTGCAAACCTCTACAGATGCCAATGAAGGAGACAGGATGGTTCAACAGGTTATGTTTGCAACATTAACCTAAAAATGTAGTTTGCTTATGAGAAAatgtacatttaaaaatcagGTAATGGCTCtctgcaaaacaaacaaagaagagATATAGCTCATTTGAATTAATTAAAAACTTGTGACTGAAGTACTCCATAATCAACCCAACCCAAAATGTGCTCATGGTCACAGACATCTTCTCTGGTACCTAAAGGATAGTGCATCTGTGAGGTCCCTAACATTGAGGTCGTATAGCTGGTAGCCTTCACGTTTGAAAGCCAGGACGGCATTGGGACCCAGCCACACACTGCCGTCCATACGGGGGGTGAAGTGAACTCCCAGGAATGGGAAACGAGGATCTGGCACCTGTCAACATGCATCAGTTCAAAAAGGCAGGTTGCACGCATTATTATCAATGTTTTTGACTCTAATTACAGGATGTAGGATTTAGAATGTAGGATTTCTTTCTTTGAGTCTATGCATTAGTAATAAAAATGTGGGGTTACACTTATGTAAAAGAGAACCCGTTTTGTTTTGGTGCTGCAACTTTTTGCTTGGAAATTAACAACTTCTTCCAAAAAGTCTAAAAGAGCTAAGAGCTTCCCAGTCTAGAGGAACATCATAAAATGATAAATGACCAAACTGACAAAGGAAAACAATATCTTCAAAACAGTATTTTATGAGATACTCTatgccagtggttcttaactggtcttgCTTTGGGACCCGCATGTGAAGTGCTTGTAAGTctacttgtttggaacatgttgaatgttgtttggaacattatgaagtcttcaactcctgatgtcacctttcaGAGTACTTGACAGGTTAGTCTTTGACAGGGGTTCTttgtttccatgtggcattttctctcatgtgccagcaattCAGTGAACACCGCACACTGGGGTTTCTGTCCCATTTTGCCTCAATTTAAATGAATCCGTATCCTTCTCCAAATATTCAGGGTCATAGCCCACTTGCGTTTACCGCTAAAATGATGTCTAACATGAGCTGTCACATAAATATTGGCTATGTCCACAGAAATgactgacatacaaataaagtctatcaaaaTTCAGGTTcaatattagatctgataaggtaacattttaaatgggcaatttagttttttttaaccacaagctccgCGACCCACCCAGAATAGTTCCGCAACCCACTTTTTGGGTCCCGACcaaccagttaagaaacactgctctacgCAATGGTACTGCCTATTATCTTctagtatatgtatataatcAGTGAAAATAACTAAGGGAACATAGTGCTGTCTTCCAGCAGATAGAGTTATGTAAAGGTTTTAGGCTCACGGGTAGATGTTTCCCTGCACGAGGTAGCGTTTCTCTGGCTTGAGCACCAGGTAGTCCCCCTGAAGGGCACGATCATACGGGGGCTCAGGACTACAACCCGAGATCTGGGACAGTCGGTCAGAGTACAGACCCCCACAAGACAACACATAACGACAATGCACCTCATCAccctagaaacacacacacaaaaacaaacacaatgatTCACAAGAAAATCATGAAGAAAACCGCTCACGCTCAATCTCTCAAATGACTGACCTTGGAGCTTCTAATAGCAATGGGGTATTTAAGACCTATAAAAGAAAGACATACAAATAATGTAATAACTGTATAATCCAAGGTCATTTAGCTCTaaagtgtgtgagcgtgtgcacAAATGCGAAAGTGCCTTCACCTTCTGAGATCCTGGCAGGACTCTCCCTCACCACAGTGATGTCAGATGCCTCAAACTCAGTTGTCACGGTTCCCCCTGCCTCTTTAAAATCCTGCCCATATCTGAGGGCAACTTTACGCCAGTCCACTATGCCAGTGTAGGGTGAGTCCAGAGCCATTAAACCCTAAAGCACATGGACACAATGGTCAGAATTCTTCAGGTCATGCTTCAATCTACAGTATTATAAATTACTGTATTCAGGTCATCtgtcaattgaaatgcaagtgaaattcaagaattgaattggagtCGATGAGTCATTATGTTGTTACAGCAAAGTGTTTGCACGATATCTCTCAAGCAAAGGATCTTCATTAAACCTGGCATACTTAATCACTTTAAGGGATTGATGAACTGATTAGGTATTTAAGGTCATAAAGTCAAAGGTCAAGATTGTATGGGGGATCATGAATGAATTATTGCTCAAACACACTGCTGCTTCTCCTTCATATCTATATAGTTCCACAGCAGAAACATTACAGAGCATGATTAGAGGctcaaggtcaaaggtcaaatcaTACCCAGGGCATCCAAGGTTACAGGACGTTGAGATATACCAATACATGCTTTCTTAAGGTTGTGAAACAATGAGCGGTCTCATCTCTGTCAGTACATAAACTATATGAGCATGCACAAGCACGCAcgggcacgcgcacacacacgcacacgcacacacactcaccctgcagaacggctctctctctctgatgcctTTGGCGTCGACAACGGTCAAGTCTCGGACATTGTTCTTCATGCCTCGCTCATACAAAGCCTTCAGACGGGGAATCTCCTCACGCTCTGTAGCTACAATCAACTGCACACAAATTAAAACTGGGCATCAAATCAAAGAGTACAGAAGTAAcaagattacaagttacttctatactctttgatcAAATTAAAGATACGTAGCACTATATCGCAATGCACTGAGCACAAaaccaaaagtaaaaaaaggatcacacatTGGGGATAAATCTGTAAGCTAATGGCGTTGGAGGCTGGAGCTCATGGGTGCGACTGTCACTTGCTACACATCTCTTTAGACATCAAGGAGTGAGCCCTCTGTACCCTATGGAATTCCATTCGATACAACTTCGTATATGATGTCTTACAGTATACACAGACACCTTGCCTGTTTTCTCACGTTCAGCTCACCTTCCCACACCTCTTGTAGGGGATGTTCTTCTTCTCGCAGTACTCATAGGCCAGCGTGGCCCCCTTCACACACAGTCTTGCTTTCAGAGAGCCTGGCGTGTAGTAGATGCCGCTGTGGATTACTCCGCTGTTGTGACCACTCTGGTGCATCGCTGGAGACAGGGGCGAGAAGAAAAACATGGAATTGGAACTGTTCCAACAACTGTGATTATTAACATGCCTAAGCAAAGTTAGGCAGTTCACCTCTTGTGCTCCTGtagacacacacccaaacacacagacacagatacacacacacacacacacacactcattctcacagtatactgtatgcatggacatgcacacaaacatgtacaccaAGCAATGCTGTAGAAGAGCTTGAGAGGACCCAATCACTGTCTCAGTTACTAAAAGCATAagcatgatataggcctacacacacaatgtgtcaAATCCATATTAAAAACATGTACACAAACTGACTTACAgagctccttctccttctccagcaGAGCAAAGCTTAATGTTGGGTGTCTAAGGATCAGCTCCCGTGCCGAGGCCAAACCCACGATGCCtccaccaaccaccaccacatcgTATGAGCTGCAAAGCAAGGCCGCAATCATAATATACTTTTAAGTGGACACCCCGTCCCcccaatattaaaaaaaaactcacaatcaaaatgccccccacacacacacacaaaataagccTCTCTTGAGACATTGCTTACTGTATTTGAAAGTTGTAGAATACCATGGATATATAAAATACCAAatgaaactagaaaatgtaatttcaaggaaattaccagtgcatgaaaatataaacatactgtatattaacataaaatgcaaaacaaacttttatttggaaacagttggcaggagtcatagttgataacaactgacagttgaaatgtctaaacagttaaatagttgagtagtttaaatagttaaattatttaatagtgaattattgtagtgaggacatttattttgaaacagttgtgggcagaggaaataggaacagaatctgtagtcttaagagagccagattgtatgcttaaagcctgagacagagtatatagtttaaaagttgaatttagatagtgtaatggatgttgatagacagaaagttgaatggatgttgataggcagattgtttaatggatgttggtggatagtttaatgggtggatgagtgaatggtttgaagaggatgaatggatagaaagttggatggaatgtgccttatatccttgtagaatggagagacacagagagttggcctagttaagcagaaagcagttgatacaggtgcaatcagtttaactggccctttgatgggtcctagttgagcagctggaagttgatacaggtgcaaatcaagttaattagcccattgtgatgtcatcaacccatgttaagtctatggggaaaaaataagcttgtttttattaatatctcaaaagtataaagtttacaaaagtgaaaaaatacattcctcaagtgtccttttcaagacctacgttacaaagtttgaacgaagtttctacgttaaacggttgaagctgaattagacgcagaaatttggtgggaagaagaagaagaagaagaagaagaagaagaagacgacttcggataacagaacagtgcattttcatgcactgtaaaaagtgACAGCTTGGTCATTATTTCTCTCCGCCCTTCCTCTCCTGTAGCATTTGATTTGACACTTCTGGTTAGACttaaactgcattttgttgtatcTGCCTTGTACTCTTATGACACTTTTTAACAAGATAAGTCAGGTTTTGCTTCTTTATTCGGCCCAGGCCAGCTTCTATCCCTGCCCAACTGGCATTATAATGCACCCCCCCCCGACCCCTTATGTGGGCTCCGTGGCTATGGCCTTGcagcaaaagagcaaaagacaCATCCATACAGGATTTAGGCTAATCAAATGACTGCACTTACCACTCATACATTATCTGAGTTTATTCAATCACATTTAGCAGCAGTGACACATTTCTCAGTTATAAGTCTGCTTTGGGGAAGCCATGTTCGACTATGTTGCATGTCACTAACATTTATGTGATCAAAATCGATACAGGTTGAACTTGCTGAGCAAGTTTCCATTCCAGATTCCATTCCAGCACTGAAGCACTCAGCCTTGCTGCCATTTACTTCACAGCCAGTGAACAAGTTAAACTTTGACACTGCTGTAAAGTCTAACTATTGAACTTGGCTTCGCAAACAGTTGTCCTATTGCCCAAACAACCGACACCATGGCTTATGTGCTGTGCGAGATACTCAAGCAGACTCTCTCAACTCGAAGCCTAACTACAGAGATCAAGACCACCTTGACTCACAGCGACTCTTCCATTAAGTTAAGATTGCTAAAACCCCAAAGGATGCTAAAACACGCTACAAAGCAACAGTGATTTGTCACTCACCCAATGTGTTGGTGTCTTACAGCGAGCTCAACGAACTTTGGCTGTCTGGCCAGTAAGACAGTCCCAGCCGAGACACTTGACAGCACTCGTATCATTT
Above is a genomic segment from Alosa alosa isolate M-15738 ecotype Scorff River chromosome 19, AALO_Geno_1.1, whole genome shotgun sequence containing:
- the l2hgdh gene encoding L-2-hydroxyglutarate dehydrogenase, mitochondrial — translated: MIRVLSSVSAGTVLLARQPKFVELAVRHQHIGSYDVVVVGGGIVGLASARELILRHPTLSFALLEKEKELSMHQSGHNSGVIHSGIYYTPGSLKARLCVKGATLAYEYCEKKNIPYKRCGKLIVATEREEIPRLKALYERGMKNNVRDLTVVDAKGIREREPFCRGLMALDSPYTGIVDWRKVALRYGQDFKEAGGTVTTEFEASDITVVRESPARISEGLKYPIAIRSSKGDEVHCRYVLSCGGLYSDRLSQISGCSPEPPYDRALQGDYLVLKPEKRYLVQGNIYPVPDPRFPFLGVHFTPRMDGSVWLGPNAVLAFKREGYQLYDLNVRDLTDALSFRGLQKLVMKNITYGLGEMFRGVFIGAQVKILQKFIPELSLSDVVRGPSGVRAQALDKDGNLVDDFVFDGGTGEIGSRVLHVRNAPSPAATSSLAIAEMVADEAEKRFTL